The Periplaneta americana isolate PAMFEO1 chromosome 16, P.americana_PAMFEO1_priV1, whole genome shotgun sequence genome segment AGTAAATGAGCTTACTGAACACATCTTTACAGCATTCGATACCATAAGAGGGGAGCATACAATCTTCCAAAGAGGAAGACAAAGCATGGTTCGTCATTGCATGCTATGTAACGAAGTCGGCAGTCATCACTGAACATTTATTGTAAATGTGAAAGTGAGTGAAGTTCTGATATTTTATTTAGCATACTGAATGCGTAGAAAATTCCCATCACAAACAAAAGTAAAGCAATATTTCAGTGCTGCAGATAtaatagaaccccgattatccatcaccctgTTAACCAATTTGTGGATTATCCAACTCTCTTCCTCACgcttttttgctgcagaaaaatacGACATTCTGTACATTACGTTAGTAATGtgcgtattttttctagagaaggTTGCTACAATCCTTTACCACAAGCTTTGCACAGTATGCAGTTGGCGATGTCGACAACATAAACAGTTATTTGTGAGAGGCATGTAAAATAGTCACAATGTGCTTTCAGAGAAATGTCCCCAAGAACTTCCTCCACACAACTACAAACACATTCATCATTCAGTATTGTCCTCCTTTTCGAGTGGCTATACTGCAATCATGTCAATTAATATCCATAGGTGCAAGCACgcactttagagctcaggagagcctaagTGCTTTACTGCGGAAAGGAAAGACACAGACGAGTGAGGGAGTATATGTCGtgtggtcgagctatatacatggatggccagcactgattcaatggataaaggaaaaaaaacttattaaaactgtatccatgttaatttttagatttgtctgtaaagtataattgcattataagaatgtaagttttaattttaatactcatttttcacaagttctttttattcaaaagaaatattttctcaactttttttatagaaaaataaaattttcagatataggcctatttaattagtAGCcatacaggtactgaaacaatgttttcgtaagtctaatataccgtaaatacctgttactgaagataatgtacttttgattttgaaaatattcgcatggaaattgttcgtaagaaaatgaattaacaaagcaactactgttacatcataagcaaaatatatgtgcccatgtgttgtaaaatgtcagctctatagcttcagcaggtttcgagaaaataacttaatattctTATGgaaggaagttgctcaccaatatcatcttaaaagcatatgaaatattagttacacttaaaacatatacagtacctaggtaactttgctttgtactataatattgttctaattagttcattgattattttataaggctaaagataccatcaatatcaatttcaacttatcatatcctactcaatctctttttcttttttttttcttttttttttttttttgggatatcactttctttatgaatgatgtgtttcatccacttaatacaataTAGTTATACtgttatggaatttatgtgaatatttcttcttaactctttattatgttattaacgtttcaaacacaactgcaatattaagaaattggtgttagtacttttgttttacagaaagaagccatataaaaataacgacataaaatttcacgttccttttgaagtttgtgctccactgttttcttaatccagcaggctgcttattcctcttgCCAAACGTagtgcttgatgcccgcgcacgacgtcaaggtcagaaaaagcgcttgctttgacatcactgccatacTATATTACTTGtattcaaaatgtcttccacgaatgtcaaaagaaaacgtgtgcTAATTAtcgaaaaaatgtgaaaataatttaggggttttggaaaagagaaactgtggtacatatcacatcagaatacgaaattggtgttacaactgtgcgccATTTAATAGAAAACAAGGATAAACTACTTCATATTAGCATTTGTTACTTATTACGAACATAATATTCTACAGTGTAGTGTCTAGTATGAAGACAAGACACCAGTGGTTGCAGCATGGCAGGAACTTTAAATTACGTACGAAactatattattaatgaaaatcatTAATGGTAAGGATTGTTAGATTTTTTTCGTTTCACCGTTCAGTTCACCCTCTTCATTAACGCGGAaaatagagattctactgtacTCCAAATCTCGTTTCTGGTCATGGGTTCCTTGGGTGAAAAATCTTCACTCTAACGTCCTTTACAtttcccaaattttgaaaaaagaaatcattCGGTTGCACCCTGTGTAGTACTTAGTATATTTTGATCCCTTCGCATTGATTATTTAGGAgatctataaattttatattcGTTCCAGCATTGTGGATAATGATGAGAAGAGTGTGTTACTGGAATGTTCAGGCATTGATCGTGCAGAAGACAAATTGGCACAGTGTGGTAGCAGCAGACTAAACGCTTCAAGCATCAGTGACATAAACAGTATTTCTATCAAGTGTAATATATGCAACGAGGCTTTTGTAACACTAGAGTCTATGAAACTTCATTTCCgtatacatacaataaaaaacacattaaaatgtgatgattgtggaaaatgtttcttgAAATTAAGTGATAAAAAGAAGCATGCACTCTTACACACAGAGGGGAGGCCATTCAAGTGCGAAGTATGTGGAAATTGTTTCTCACAATTGGGACACTTAAAGCAACATGGACGCATTCATACAGGCAAaagaccattcaaatgcgaggtgtgtggaaagtgtttctcagaatGGCCATATTTGAAGAGACATTTTCGAATTCATTCGGGTGAAAGGCCGTTCAAATGCGAGGTATGCGGCAAGTGTTTCACACAATTTGGACATTTAAAGCTACATGTACACATTCACAcaggcgaaaagccattcaaatgcgaggtaTGTGGAAAGTTTTTCTCAGTATTGGCAGTTTTAAACAGACATTCACGCATAcacacaggcgaaaggccattcaaatgcgagagGTGTGGAAAGCGTTTCGCTGAATCGGATCACCTCAAGATTCATAACCACCTGCACACAGGGAAGAGACCATTTAAATGTGATGATTGTGGCAGATGTTTCTCGCTAAAGGCCGTTTTGAAAAGACATGTACGCATACACACCGGCGAAAgaccattcaaatgtgatgtctgtggaaagtgtttcggAGAGTCTTGTAATCTCAAGGTTCACTCCCGCCTACATACGGGCGACAAATCATTTAAATGAGATTTGTGTGGAATCATTCGGAATCGGGAATTCTAAAACAAACAAACTCTATCAATGCAAAGATGCAGATATAAAAGCTGTATTTCATACCATTGGCAGTGATCTCGATCTATCAGAAATAGACCTTGAGTATCGAGATCTTAAGGGTTTGCCAAATATAGACATTCTCCGCGGCAAAACACttgcagaaaaagtgaaatcttttgtcTCTTCAGCGAATTACAAAAATCTAGCAACTCCTTTTGCTAGTATCCTTGTGGCTAAGTCTCACAGTGTTGTGGAGCAGCTTGTGAGCTCAGATAACGCCTTGAAGAGCACGAAATGTGCCAGAATGAGTATGAAACCGACAATCTTTATTTCTGTGTTCACTATAACGTACCACCTCTGGCTGAATGGAATCCTCGAGAAGCAGCACCGTTCTGGCTTCGGAAGTGTGAATGACGTAACCGCGATCGTCCGTAGTTGTCACAGCAACAGTACTTCTTTGGCATATTCAGCCGTCCTGAGAAACGTCAAGGAGACAGCCCAAAGGAGGATAATgctaaaaaaaacaaagaaaaagacaTTCTGAAATACTGTTGGTTGTTAAGAGTTCATTTCTTATATCAATTTTGCATAATTATGCtacaatttttacattacttGTACTTTACTGTTTATTGTAACTGTGTGTTACTTATACAATAGAGATTTCCATGATTGCGAGGCTATTGTTTTCATTTGGTATCTATTGTTgtcttttaattcatttattactgCACACATTGTGTAAAACTGCACATTAAAAAAACTAATATGCCTACATTTTGATAATTTTGCACTTTTGACTTTTATTGGAGTGTTGTATGTTTTGTATTATGAGtgtttaatgtcatattattacCTCAAcagtaatatattaatattattaataggtaggcctatatttttgtattgtcagtgtttaatatattattacctaaagaataatatattttgtattgaacATTTTACACTTTGGACATAATGACTTCGTAGGCCTACTAGTGTAAATAATCCATCAGTAAGTcgagttggcgagttggtatagcgctggccttttatgcccaaggttacgggttcgatcccgggctaggtcgatgacaggctcatgtcagtagatttattggcatgtaatagaactcctgtgggacaaaattccggcacatccggcgatgctgatataacctctgcagttgcgagcatcgttaaatactgtaaaacataacattaacatccatCAGTAAGCTGCTTCTtcgaaaagaagaaaacagaGTAATCTAATAAGTAATGTGGAAGCATTTtacaagtattttatttcttacctagAAGAGAATAATGATTTCACAGATGATATtttcaaaacaattaattacttagGTTCTCCGATAGTAACATTTtccgacttttttttttccgttgttggtaactctatagcatctattagatccTTTAtgtttgtgctaacagatggagttacttgtcaacaatgtgacgctgaaacgtttgttcaggttactgcccagcgacagttctgatgtatttttatatttgtgatgattggttaattaatattaacccggcacagtcacaatcacactcacattcatacaaatttccagactctagacacccagggaattcttctccttcaagaaaaattcaccaagagctgaacccaggacctcccgatctggaagccagcatgctgacgaACAGAACACGGAGGCAGGATTTTTCTACTTTgaagatattattaatatttgaacctACCAGTATTGAGGGACTCAGTGGAAAAATGACCCATCCCAACTTTGGTAAGTTTGGAGATACTTACATAGAATTGtattaatattgaataaaatataataagtgTATTAATGATATTTAGGATTATTCTAATATACATCACAAACTTTTTCCTGCAAATGTCTACTAATCTACGTATTATAATgacttaataattaatatatatcttcaaaatttacagcactgttttcagTGATATCATCTGATTTGAGGTAATTATAAAATGCTTGGTTCGAACTTCATCAAAGTCATGATGttctcatattttcttttttgtctcCCTACCATCAGGGTATTTTGTAAGCAATACCACATTAATTACGTACAATAGGACACTTTTCCTCTTCTTTTTGCAAGCTTATCTCTTCCTCCCCAGCCACGTCACTAACAAAATTTCACAAGCACTGCATGTTTACCGTTTGTAAATCAAAACTGAGATGTCTTTCTAGTGTCCAATTTATTCTTTTCTTCAGTAACCAGTGGTGTCCCATACATAAAAGGCAAGGGAAGCATTGCTTTCCCTGTTCATAAAGCGAAAAGAAAATTTAGGCTActgctgaaattatattttaatcgtgagAATTATGAATTCTCTGatcttaaaatgtcacaaaattattTCTCTGAACGCCTCTCCTCTGGCAAATTCGTTATTCTTCAGCTACCTTACTGGCAGACatggatttatttttttccattccaACTTCGGAAGACTTCGCTGGTCCGCCTACAGCCAGCATTATGTCA includes the following:
- the LOC138691466 gene encoding zinc finger protein 678-like isoform X1 produces the protein MDVIKSEPKFDPLAVQPCDDTVKEEENPSPDEGNLLDLHVTRIKEECVDDSYEDHNPEIKFDEIMLPNNFPIVKCEAEEDLGDLNTVKDERKLEVSAEENEILPDSIVDNDEKSVLLECSGIDRAEDKLAQCGSSRLNASSISDINSISIKCNICNEAFVTLESMKLHFRIHTIKNTLKCDDCGKCFLKLSDKKKHALLHTEGRPFKCEVCGNCFSQLGHLKQHGRIHTGKRPFKCEVCGKCFSEWPYLKRHFRIHSGERPFKCEVCGKCFTQFGHLKLHVHIHTGEKPFKCEVCGKFFSVLAVLNRHSRIHTGERPFKCERCGKRFAESDHLKIHNHLHTGKRPFKCDDCGRCFSLKAVLKRHVRIHTGERPFKCDVCGKCFGESCNLKVHSRLHTGDKSFK
- the LOC138691466 gene encoding zinc finger protein 678-like isoform X2, with translation MIEEGNLLDLHVTRIKEECVDDSYEDHNPEIKFDEIMLPNNFPIVKCEAEEDLGDLNTVKDERKLEVSAEENEILPDSIVDNDEKSVLLECSGIDRAEDKLAQCGSSRLNASSISDINSISIKCNICNEAFVTLESMKLHFRIHTIKNTLKCDDCGKCFLKLSDKKKHALLHTEGRPFKCEVCGNCFSQLGHLKQHGRIHTGKRPFKCEVCGKCFSEWPYLKRHFRIHSGERPFKCEVCGKCFTQFGHLKLHVHIHTGEKPFKCEVCGKFFSVLAVLNRHSRIHTGERPFKCERCGKRFAESDHLKIHNHLHTGKRPFKCDDCGRCFSLKAVLKRHVRIHTGERPFKCDVCGKCFGESCNLKVHSRLHTGDKSFK